The sequence TTACTCCTACCGAAACCATCCTCTCATCCTATTAGATCTCCCCGAATACATGCTTGATCTGGGGCCCAGCGCAGCTCAGCCTATGTCGGGAAGCGATAAGTATTattatatatgtgtgtataGTGTATACACTGGCGGAGCCAACTGCCAAGTCAGGCTCGGGCGGGGGTTGTTGGGGCACGCCATGTTGCCCcgtcaattttccaaaaataaaaagaaattcccctatatgttaaaaaatttttggaaaatcaaaatcaaaatgaaaattttgccccctttaaaaactataaatttaattttaaaatttttaaaaatataaaataatgacaaTTGAATATTATTacccaaaaaataatatttactattaattactaataaaatattaagattaaactaaaattaaaaaaataaataaaatctcatttaaaattgatacttattttttcttgttcattcaatcttcttttaatatgtttgtttttttacaattttgttttattgggattaattaaatcataaaaaataatacttttaagTTACTATTGTTTTAgagatgatttatttttaactatcttatatttagttatttgaaaatttaaaatatatatatatatatatatatatatatatatatatatatatatatatatttgatatttatgaaaatcttaatttacatttttgaaagtatataaaaaaaaaattaagccttttacataagtaaataaataaaatcaaattataagatAATGAAGCCTTTAGGGCACACCTTTTCcatttgaaaaatatcaaaatttataataaaaatgattgaatgctttaaaataattttaaaggtttttgttataaaataattaaaattatttaaaaaatttaatggtttttttccattttttatttcttttgaaaatttttaatatttaaatttatattagttttttaataataataattaccattaattactttatatattatataatatttttttcattgacaATACGTTCCATAGAAACTGTTTACATGAAACTATTCATTGATTTTTAGGTCCTAACAGAATGTTAGAATTCTAACTCTTTTATAAAGTGTTATCTCATTAATAACCCCTTTAAGGGAGGTTAGGAAATGCTCAAAGTTGATTCGAATGAACAACGAAGTTTCATAAGTTATCCATGTAGGTAATTCGCATTTTCACAGACATGTCTATTTCATTGAATCTCTCTCCAAGACGGTGCAAGTCCCTAGCTCCACcactatgtatatatatagaaatatatgatattaaaattgaTGCCTAACTTGAAATGCAATTGAAGAAGtgggatttttaaaatttaataaatggaAATTATTGATTTGGATACAAGTcaagtaaaatattaaaaggacaattgtgttttggactcggttaaacccaaaaattaagttttgatccATATGAGTTGTATAATTGATaggaatgatataaaatatgaaaagaccaatataccattcaaaactattttctattataatgtttgataaatttttttatcttaaacttttctttaataattattctaaaaatttattatttttagaaaatattttttaaaaaatatattcaaaaaatgtattatttaaaaaaaaattgacatatttttagttattttttatatacacaatttaaaaaatatatatttttcaagatatttgatttttaaataatagtaataataatttatttttatttttttggaaatttgtgtatttttttccaaatcactaaaatatattaaattttattgaggtttacaaaatgaataaaatttaaattaatatttttctttttttttttcatagtaagCAAGGgtcatttttgaaaagataaaaaattcatatattttcttttaatttttacattttttttaggtttttgacTTAAATGATGAACTTACATagaccaaaacttaatttttgaacTCAACTGGATCTAAACATAATTGTCCCGATATTAAATATGAGCCACAGAGGGGgagagaaaattttatttaagccACGTTGAAGGTGCTTGGACACGGACCAATAATACATGAATATTGAATATAAggattaattttttagaattttaagcCGATAATTTTTTTCCAGAAGCGATTTTGTGTTTgaacaaaaactttatttttcttctccgACCGAATTATTTACATTGCCTCATAAGTGAAGTGCTTACCACAATTTAGTATCACACTTCAAACGTTAAGAAATATCTTGTCTTTCCCGGTTTTCAAAACTGGTTTCAGTACAAAAAAATCTGCAATtagttattataattatttaacgTAGCTCGAAAATAGCATCTTTAGCTACAAATTTTTACGCGACCGGTCGGGATTCAAATAACTGGTGGACATCTAAGTTGGGCCTCCTGTTCACAAATCTCTTGAACGTCTAATTGGGGCAGCCCAAACTCATTTGCTCGAAGCCAAGGCCTGGGCTTGGGAGAACCTCATTAAAATTTAAGAGTTAAAGCCGCTGGGTGTTTTAGCCTGATCTGGGTTACATTTGGCCCATCTCAGCTTGGACCAATTGACGGGATTACCCAGCTTCTAGTACCCAACAACACTACATGGCTTTTTCATCCTGGGCCCACTATTTCTTTTATCCCTCACTATTATTAGAAAGTATGCAGGAAATTCTCCTACATCTTCGTAATGtgcattgatatttttttttctttattattttgatggACATTTAGTCCATTAGTTCACTGAGTATATAATTTAAATGTAAATGAATACATACAGGATATGACTATGAGTTCCTTATAAACTAATACTATTATTCACAATAATTCATTAATCGAGGTAGTTCATAATGTTGTGACCTACTATCTCTTATGTAGGTGAGATAACTTGTTTTAATTATCGAAATGAGTTTTGAAGTGGTATACTAGAACTTTAATCGAAAGagtatagaaaaaatataagaaaaaaaatactaaaaggcATGCCTAAGAACCACAAATTTCaagcaaaaataatttaattaatgaaatgaaaaaaaaaattggttggatttcatttctttttctattattgCTTGTAAATACAATGCTaatcatcataaatatatatataaagattagtacagtgaaaatattaaaataacattttaccCATCAATTTCCAATAATAATGAAAGACACCGTTGATCATCCAAAACAAACAGAATTCTTTGAAAAGTCGAATCTTTTGATATCATTTCAAATCGAGGATTGTTACTTtcgtttggatttttttataatccTCCCTTCAAATCAATTAATATCTATTTTCACGCCGTAGGGCAGCGAGAATAAGGGGAAAGATGTAATGGTCAAGCCTAAAAGCGGGTTGTTCAACGTCGGTCGGCAAATCGCACGCAGCCTGACTAACGTGGGCCCAAAAACCCATACGAAAACTTTTGTCGGTTTTTACAGGGTTGACAGCAGAAATTCAGGCGCAGCTGTGGAGTTGAGCCCAATGCAAAATAGATCCTAATCCTATTGATATTTGATTCCACTTGAGATGTTCTGAAAATAGGAGTGAACTAAAATCACAAAACTTGGTGTTAAATTGGTACTTGCTTTAttagaaattttggaaaaatcagGAGAAGGAAACTAGGGTGCTACTGCTACTGGTACAGTAAGAAAACACCAAAACAAAGTCTCTACCCCTCTCTCATGGATTTGGGATTTCTGTTATGCTCTTCAAGTTCCAAACATCGTCTTCCCAAACAACATCACTATAAAGTTGATTATAAGCATCACCCATGAACTCCATGTCCCAGCAAGGGAACCACAACAACCCCCATGACATCTGCTCATCCACCACCCCACTCGACAGCCATGGCTCCTCCTCCCATGCCACCACACTCTCCAGCGCCACCGCAATGGATTCTCTGTCATCCCTCTTCTCGTCTTCCACCTTCCCCACCTCCTCCTTCACTCTCTTCTTCGTCTTCCCCACCCCATACTTGAGCACTTTAACGTGATTCTCTCCATCTCTCGACTTGGGAACTTTCACCATATTTCGTTGTCTCTTCATCACTGTGGAGTCGTGATTGAAACACTAAGGAGAGtgaaaaatgagaaaggaagtgatatatatttataaagagGGGAAGGGGAAGGGTGAAGAGGAGGGGTGTTTTGGAAATTGGAGTGGTGCAGTACATGGTTTACAAGTTTCCATGATCGCCATTTCACATGCAACTTGCTTTGTCCTCGTCTACATATCAGCAGCCAGCCCACTGCACCCTCCCACGCTAAGCTGTTGACACCAAGGTATATTTGTCATTTGGACCACTGTTCTACCTGCGACCCCATACAATGAATGTTTGGGGATCAAGGGACAGCCCTGTTACGGAATGATTACCCATATCCAATAGGAACTTCCAGGGTGGAAACAAAGATGGGCTTTGATTGCTCAGACTGTTACTCAAAGTTAAGAACATATGTATTTCTACAATTTCCTCCGGTTGACCCTAGTGTCACCATTTGGCCAAACTTTGGCCCCATTGATCATTGAAAAGGTGGGGACCATGGGACTGGCTCTGTGTGAGGTGCACTGACGCTGCGACCTTTCACGGGCTTCGCCCAGGCTGGTGGGCCAATGGGCTTGAGCCTAGATAGTTGGGCCAACAGCTCAAACTTAAAggaatatttggttaaaatgaCTCCACGTCAGCAAGAAAGCAGCAGCTCTTcatttgtttttccctttttaatattcttttttccattatttccttcttttttttccttagttaagaattttttatttttttttaagaatcaaaTATCCCTAAAAGCCTTCTTTCGActcttgttaaaaaaaaaaaaaaaaaaaaaggacaagaCCTTCAAATAACATACTTGAGACTCgaaaattaatgataaaatatcTTTGCACAAAAACTTTTGATAAccatgataaaattaaaatattattaagtacacttctttttttaattggagCTTGAGTAAAAGGCATCAGTGCATCAATCAAACTCATGGTGACCAATACAGACCTTTTTAACCTTTCCTAATTATTAGGTCATGAAATTAACTAATTCAAATATGCAGTGGATGTgaagattatttaattaatattttcatttctttttaataatttatgtttttcctTCAAGTTTAACATGGGTGGGGGTAAGCATAGTCAATAGTAGGAATCATGATTTGACAGAAGCCGTTGCCGTAATCCCTTTATGTAATTATGATAATACGATGGCGTTTTGAATAAAGGAAAAGGCATGGGATGAAAAAAAGCTAGCAACTTTGTCTACTACCACACCAGTATCGCGCACCGCAATGAATAGTATTCCACAAAAAAAGTTGAAGGGAATGATTCAATTCTAGCATAATTTCCTATCACACTGGGGTCCGGAATGTGGATAGGTGTGAAATTTCATTTGGATTTGGATGAGAAGGCATAAATAGTTTACAAATCCCGGAAAAGCTGTGATTCCAAGAAATTTCTTAGCTAAAATCATATGAACATCGAAATATAGTAATTAAGCCattgaaaaacataaatttcCACATTTATCTGATGATCCAATTCTTATTCTAGGACGAACATAACAGGGAGTAGACCGTAGATCCCTGGAACATGGATACCTTAATTGTTGTCTATATCTCAAAAGTTCATGCACCACCCACCCCCCACCAACCTTGAAAGTCGATAGGCTATAATCAGACCACCTCGCGTTGGCTCGTGGGAGAGTGTCATGTGGGGACTTGGAGGCTAGCCCATACATTAGGCTTTTCTAAACATGTATGCGTGATTGGCTTGGTAGGACTATGGACGTTGCAGAAGCGGTCTGGATTCAGAGTTTGAGCTGATCATTGTCATTCCCCTTCCCCGATTCCATAATATATCACTGGACCATAGGGATTCATGTCGGTACCCTTGACCCTCCTGTTGGTGGAACTAATAATAGGGAGCAATTGGTGCCTCATGTGGGCGAATCCCTTTGAgacataaatatgaaaacaaaaatgctaTTTGGAAAGAGCAAGAACTGGGTTGCATTCTAgaaattttctatattattttatagaagCAAAAACCTCCTTTATGTTCTGCCAGAGGGTTATCATAACATTGGCAGTGATTAAACCCATAGGTAATTTATGACGAAGTTTTGTGCATAATAATCCTTGTTGTATAATACCCTGAAGTAGGAAGGCATCAgcctttcttttgattttcattttctaacaGAGTTGAACAAAATTTTGGCTCCCCCACattgtttttcaatttaagCTTTGGTACGTGGGGATATCAAATGAGGGGGCAGTGAAAATGACTGCTGGAATCGAAGTAAAGAAGAATTTTGGTGAGCTGGATCCACCCAAAGGGAGGATGAATGTGGACCTCCTCGAGATTTTTCATACATGCCGAGGTGTGATGCTGACGTTACTGAGCCTTGCGCCAACccagaaacaaataaaaatagaagaaaaggcCAAACAGATTTGGGTATCTGTTGGCAGGTTGAGATGTCACCCAAAAATTACCCTTCGGCCTTCACCCTTTCAGACCCAGAGAGGCCATACTCGCGTGATTCATAAGCAACATCAACACGCATCATAAAAGAGAGAATGCCCAATGGAATCCAAAGGGGAACAGTTATATTTACAGTGTAAATGGCCCGCTTAGACGATTCCATACCAACTTCATTTTTACAGATTATCTTCATAAGCCGCCCATTAACTTAGGAAAAAAGAGACccaaaagataaattaaatgaaaatttcccCTCCTCACAGACTGTTACTTACAATACAAGGAGGACATGACAACGACACATTATCAGGCCAAACCAAACCTCCCAAACAACCTAAGCGACTGGCTCCATTATTTGGTCAACATCTCCATTTACTTACAGACACATGATTACATACAAAGACACCGCTAAACTTTATATACACTACCACTACTAGTAAAAGGATCTCAGCTCTCACACTCCGGAGAATCTCAAAATTCCTCTGCTGCTATCAACGTTTGTGTTTGTCTGTTGTAGTTGTTTTTGGCGTGTTTGTTCTATGTACTTTGTTGGTGGTTGAAATGGGTTCTAAGCAAGAGCAGGGATGCTGCAGTTTCGCCTATCCCTGTCCAGGCAATCGAACCCCTCGATTCTCACTGCCGGGTTGTTCCCAAAATTCGCCCTAATGCATCCTCCTTTCCTTGCAGACGAAGATGGAGAGGATGACAGGCCAGAGGGGACCGACACCAAAGGCGGCGAGATGGGGTTGAGTTTCTCATCCCCGAATCGAGCGTCTTGAATTAATGGGTTAGCAACTCTGCTCGGCGGTGACCCGCTGAAAAATGGGGGCGACGAGGCTACTTGTGTGCAAGATTCTGCACCATAACCACCCtgtaaaagagaataaaaaaatgatcacTCCTCAATTTCATATCCACCACTCGACTATGAGATGACACAATCcacaaattatcaaaatatcatACCAACaaggattttctttttccttttatttttgtccaCACAATGGCAAGAAAAGTGCTTCGATTTTGCTAGAAATACGGGAAGTGATAATGGGACTTTACTTAGAGATTTTTccccatttaaattattttttcaggCGATTCATGTGCAGAATCACGAGCCTATTtaacaagaaagaaataaaaagcttgtacaaaaaacaaacatatgaaGGAAAAAGATTGCACCTTTGCTAGGATGATGTCCAGAAGATCAGTCCCTGATTTTGAATCGGAAAGCTCCGTTTGATTCCTGTAagtcaaaaacaaaaaccagtTAAAAATGGGTTCTTCCCAATTAAATAACAaagagaaagattttttttaaaaaaaagaaaaaagaaaaagaaaattacgaGAGATGCCATCGAATGGGCCTGAGGGGGTCGACAATGGTGGCATTCAAGAGACCGAGACGGCGAGGCTTGGGGCAAACCACCGGAGCTCTCCTCTCTGATGCAGGCACAGAGCACCTCATTTCTTCACAAGCTGCCAATGCGCAGTATTGATTCATTTTTGGATATCTTCTCTTACTAATAACGCCTGTTCAGAAACCAACACCTTCTCATTTAAGACACAATTAAAGATCcgttaatatattttatttttttattttttctagaaCAGATCCGAAACCAAATGAAGCTCAAGATCCAGTCAACCCAAAATCCCAAAATAATACtaacaataaataaacaaaaaataaacattaaaaaaaaaaaaaaagcaaaattatCTGTTTCCTTGAAACATTGAAATCAACCAAAACTTTTTGTATGTATACGAAATTCAAAACCTCGCGAACGAAGATTTTTTGAACaaagttgaattttttatattgagaTGAAGGATAGAGCACCCATATATGTCTGAAATGAGCAGATCAGGTAAGATCTGCCAAAACAAGTATGcaaaaaaagggaaagggaTTTTATTGCTAACgataattgttttatttgttaagaaaaaCTTGAAATGATTTGAGATTTCTCCAGATCAgaggggaaaaaggaaaaaaaaaaaaaacacttccgTACGAAAAATAAgctcaaaaaggaaaaatcaacaCAAATGAAGCTTTTATTAAATCCATCCATTACCACGAATTTTGAGAAGCTCTGCGCAAGATCCATGAAAGGGAAACAAAATTACAGAGGGTCTTGATCTCAAATCCACAAACCATGAAAGacccaaaaaatatatatacatccCCAGGTGTAGACTAACAAGATGCAAAATTCAAAAGACAATAAAAGGAGAGATGGGTAGCTTTACCTCAGCTGTACAGCTCTCTTCCTGAGGAGGGACtccaaccaaaaaacaaatgagAACAAAGGGGGGAAAATGGAGAGTTGGGAGCGGAGGAAAGAAGGATAACAAAGGAGGGGTTGGGAGAGATTTATAGATGgaagaagcaaagagaatcaacaaaaggaaaaaagaaagataaaaaaaaatagagagagaaatagagggAATTGGGCAAcagagggagaagaaaaagcAGAGGACGGAAGGAAGGGTGAGGCAAAACCTGCAAAGCTGCAAAACAACCTTACCATTTATTTAACCAACCtcctccttttttatttcttttctttatttatttttaattatttttttgactcCCTCACACAGGCGGTGCGTCCCGCGAGAAGTCTCATCGGTTTTGGCACCAACTCCTTAACAaagtattaataaaataaaataa is a genomic window of Vitis riparia cultivar Riparia Gloire de Montpellier isolate 1030 chromosome 1, EGFV_Vit.rip_1.0, whole genome shotgun sequence containing:
- the LOC117925000 gene encoding uncharacterized protein LOC117925000; the protein is MKRQRNMVKVPKSRDGENHVKVLKYGVGKTKKRVKEEVGKVEDEKRDDRESIAVALESVVAWEEEPWLSSGVVDEQMSWGLLWFPCWDMEFMGDAYNQLYSDVVWEDDVWNLKSITEIPNP
- the LOC117922718 gene encoding uncharacterized protein LOC117922718, which produces MNQYCALAACEEMRCSVPASERRAPVVCPKPRRLGLLNATIVDPLRPIRWHLSNQTELSDSKSGTDLLDIILAKGGYGAESCTQVASSPPFFSGSPPSRVANPLIQDARFGDEKLNPISPPLVSVPSGLSSSPSSSARKGGCIRANFGNNPAVRIEGFDCLDRDRRNCSIPALA